One Siniperca chuatsi isolate FFG_IHB_CAS linkage group LG1, ASM2008510v1, whole genome shotgun sequence genomic window, GTCATCCATGTTTTGCCTGATGAAGTGGAACATTGTCAGGTACCGCTGGCTTTGCCTCCGTCCATCTCTGCATCGTCTCTGCTCATCTTCTTCTGCtcagcatgtttgtgttttccctTAGTCCATCCTGTGCTCCATGCTACCAAGAGCCTCAACTTCAAAGGAGATAGACGCCGGCCTTCTGTCTGTCATTTCCTTCCCTGCTTTTGCTGTTGAGGATGCTGACCTGGTCGCCATCACTAAGTCAGAAATCATAAGCAAACTGCAGGTACAGTCTAAGCATAATAAACCCAAATAATTTGTTTTGGacaacaaaacattatacaatTCAGAATTTTACCCTAGAACTTTTCCTTGTACATACATGTAAGTCAGTCAGCATAGTAAAATTTCCACTCTGGTATAATTTCAGGGTCGCTATGGCTGCTGCCGCTTCATCAGGGATGGATATCGTTGTCCTAAAGAGGTAAGATATTCTACATATTGAAAATCGAAATGCTGGGATTTATGATGTGTTTAACTGCTGTAGAAAACATGCATCAGGGATGGGGACTGCTGAGTGAGAATAACCTAAAGTATGAAATAAGAGAAGAAGTGTACTTTTTGAGTGGATAGGTGGTTTAGTatgactcccccccccccatttttaagaaaattatGTATTGTATAATTTAAGATGCAAGGTTCTACTGTAGTTCCTGGCTGTTTTGTCACTAGGACCCATCTCGGCTGCACTACGATCCTGCAGAGCTCAAGCTGTTTGAGAATATCGAATGTGAGTGGCCTGTCTTCTGGACTTACCTCATCCTGGACGGTATCTTTGCTGAAGATCAAGTGCAGGTAATAAAACCAACACACTGCTCCAAATGCAGTTTCCACTGTATTCACACAGTCATGGAGTCACGTTGAATGACTTGTGCTGCAGATGTAATATTAAACAAATTACTGTGTGCTGTGCACAGGTGCAGGAGTACCGTGAGGCACTGGAGGGCATTTTGATCAGAGGGAAGAATGGCATCAAACTGTTGCCTGAACTTTATGCTGTACCACATGACAAGGTATAAATATAGCAGATGTTTATTGTATGCTCATATAAATTACATGCAGCAGTGACATCTgctgtgaatttattttattcttgtttgacaaaatagtttttacatattcttgtatttctgttttagtcACACTAAAACACTAACACTAAAACGCTAATTAGCactatgtttagtgctaattagcaagagTTGCATTTTTTTTGCAAGTGTTAGAATGCTCACATTCTAAACTCAGATGAACATGGTAGCATACTAGCATTGTCATTgggagcatgttagcatgctgatgttagcattgaGCTCAAAGCGacgctgtgccaaagtacagcctcacagagccgctagcatggctgtagacccgTAGTCTTGTTTTTCAATATCTACTCTCATATATCTGTTCCTTTTATCATAATCCTTAGTCTGTTTTATCTATTTGTTTTAGGTCTGTCCAAGGATTATTTTGTACATATTACCAGTATAAATATTATGGTAATGGTGGGGTAATCTGCAAGCCTGTCAGCAGTCATCACTACAGCTATGCTTGGAATGTTATTATGCTTTACAAATGGCGATAACATTTGGGAACATCAGActaaaaatgtttgttctttCTGGACCGCTGTACCTGTATATCAGGCAACCAAGAATCAGAACATATTTTGCCTCttacaggtggaggaggagtaCAGCAATCCTCACTCAGTGGACAGAGTGGCCATGGGGCAGCTGCCGCATATGTGGGGACAATCACTCTACATCTTGGGCTGTCTTTTGGCCGAGGTAGTCACAGGACCCTTGTACACCACCTCTAATGTTAGCTTGCAACACTTGGTTGCTATCTGTTATTACCGTGACTGTCACAAATCAGGAATAATGCAGATTTTATATCGTAAATTAGGGAAAAAAGCACTGCTACAAGATGTCCTCAATAGACAATGGAGCCATACAGCCAACTTCCACCGTTTTCCTTTGTAATAATTcgtcctctgtctctttttccttctgttATAAGGGTTTTTTAGCACCAGGAGAGATAGATCCGCTCAACAGGAGGTTCTCTACAAACTTCAAGCCAGATGTTGTGGTACAAGGTTGGTGATCGATCATTAGTTTGAAGGAAATGTCAGTtggattaaaaaatgtgttgaatcccaggaaaactgtgaaaatctgGTACAGAAAgtaaggaagaagaagaaatcaaCAGTTCTTTATCCTTAACAAACGTTGTCTGGAACCCTGTGATTGTGTCACTCACCTCAGCTGtgcattttttcatttagttttgtttattgaCATTATGAGAGGGAGGacataaatcacacacaacTTCAAAAATATCCAGACTTATTCCTAATGTTGTTCTGATGTTAGCATTGGTTTATATACAGATTTCCTTATGGAAAGCAGGAtataatgtgtttctttttatatgtgtgtgtcagtttgtgttgtAGCAGAGTCGGTGGAGATCCAGAAGTTGTTAAGTGATCATGGGATCATGGTCCAGACGATGTCAGAAGTTCTGCCTATCAGGGTCATGCCTGCTCGCATCCTGAGCCATGTCTATGTCAAACTGGGTAAACAAGCACCAATCACTATTTTCCTTAGTTGtacaggtgtatgtgtgtgcttgtgtattaATAAGAGTGTCATTGCCACAGGGAGTTGCAAGAAACTGAATTTGAGCGGGAGGCCCTACAGACACATTGGAGTTCTGGGAACATCCAAATTCTATGAAATCAGAAATCGCTCTTATGTATTCACCCCACAGGTAAAACTAGCTTGAGATGTTGTGATGTTCATAATGACAACAACAAGGCTCAGTAGAAGGTGGTTGTAATGAATACTACTGATTAATACTTtggtttctctcttttcttcttttctgtgctCACTGTTCAGTTTCTGGATCATCACCACTTCTACCTGGCACTGGACAACCAGATGATTGTGGAGATGTTACGAACAGAGCTGGCCTATCTCTCCTCCTGCTGGAGGATGACAGGACGGCCCACACTCACTTTCCCCATCACCCGCAGCATGCTGAGTAATAAGGCTCTTAACCCAAAGAAAAGCAGTCTGTAACTGTGTCTCACGTAGTGTACCATATAGTATACTCTACAGTATACTGTTTTGCAGTTAGCATACAAAAATGAGCATAGGAAATTACACAAAACTTGTGCTGTTGAACGtaaatcaaactgcaactttagAATTTATACGAACTGGATACCAGGCTCAAAGATGGCGCCCAGTCACTTGAATGAAAATTGCTCGTCCATTGCTtaagccaaaaaagttttctagcttctgGGTTTGCTTCCTCATTGTGCGGCCCACTGCACATGCACAGTGTTTTTCCCGCTGACCTGCTTCCTGTCccgcccatagactttacattgggatgatacacacaaatgaaaatagCTTTTCGTTCTACAgactcttttataatggtggtctatggggaaaatgcttttggGTTGTAGGGGATTTTTCCGTTGCAATACCGCAAATGACCACTGTGACAAATTGGCAGCAAGTGGCTGCGCTGTATCCAGCTctccatatacagtacattcatggCCACAATTAGTCCTACTGTGAGCggctcctccatttcctttgtgaattacattgtgggacaatagtgACCATCAACAGCACATTCAAAAATCGACAGGTTTTTTAGcctatactatatatatataccatatTATAATTTACTTTGTCACTTTTTCAGTGCACACTAGAACTATTGTGTAGTATGGATTTGGAACAcaaattttgttttcagtgttaatgttaatgtcaaAGTTTTTATGTGTGAAACCTTCTGGCATTTAACTTTAACTAGCATTTTTCATTCTAGCAGCTTGCAGAAATCTCAAGTTACATCACTGCATGCTCTGTAATAGTCTCGGTTTCTATGTAGCTGTGATCTAgaatgtacatactgtatatttccatattgctattttgtcaaattatttCACTATGCttcacagcattttgttttatttgctttttatgtCCAGTTGAAGATGGAGATACGATTGATCCGTGTATCCTATCAACCCTCAGGAAACTTCAGGATGGCTATTTTGCTGGAGCAAGGTCTGTTTCTGTCTATAACATAGGACATCGTGAATAGAATGGGTTTTTTTACGCTAGTGTTGAAATGTCTGTAACATAACAGTATATGTTACTTCTCTtgcatgtgtgggtgttttGTGTGAATGTTACTACAGGGTGCAGATGTCAGACCTCTCCAGTTTCCAGACCACTTCATTCCACACTCACCTCAGCTTCTTGGATGAAGAGAACGATGACAGCTTACTcaaggatgaggatgaggaatATGGAGAGGAATATAACAACTGTGGGCCCGCAGGTAGTTAGTGATGAACAAAGTGTGTATGTTCCTTTCAGTCATATTTGATTAATGAAGTGGAACTGTAAGTAATGGAGTGTATGCATTTAACTCCAGAGGGCTCAAAAGACATGTTTGACCAGTACCTCACACAGCTCCTCCACAGCACCACCACCATGTGCCATCTACCTCCCATCCAGACGGGGCAGCACCATGTCTTCAGTGCTGAACACACCACCAGAGACATCCTGTCTTTTATGGCCAAGGTCCAGGGCCTGAACATGCCCAGTGAGTTATTAGAAATCTTATGAGTCAGTCAGAGTCTGTTTGCCCTTTGAATAGTGTTTCCCATAATGCCGCTGTGCATGGCTGGAGCTCAATTTAGGTTAGACGCTGCAGAAATGACTGGTTGAGGATAGGGGTATGACTGAGTTTGGGTTATGGTAAGGGGAAACACAAATCGATGAGGAAACAGATTTCTATGTAGGTATGTGGTCATTGTTAGTaagttttgttcttttcaaatcattttttttctcccccaaaaaacaaagatacatttcaacagaaaaaaaccctaTATGTTATGCAACTTTTATTTTCTGGCCACCTGTAGATGGCAGCAACAAAGACACACTACGCTAAATATACGACCATTATCTAAACCCGATAACATAGCTCTCCATGTTGTTCAAAAAATAATAGAATACTGATTGACAATAGCCTTAAGAGCCCATAATGCAATGCATTAAAACAAGACATCCTGTTTTAGAGGCACAATAAGATTTTTCCCCAAATGTGAAACCTCTTACTCAACTTGTTCTTTCACTCCTTCCAACTCCAAATCTTATCTGACgctgaaaacaacaaagtaCAAGCCCATTGTGTTGGGGTTGTCACAAGCTTaactgggaaatgtaggaaatttGTTAGTGGggtaaaaaaaatgacaatacaAATCACATTAAACTAAGTAcaccaaaaatgaaaattaattggcagcaTCTCAAAAATACTCTGGTTTCACTTTGTaatatgttgttttaatttgtgcGTGTTTCAGAGTCTTCCATGTATCTACCTGTGACTCCTATTAAGAGCAAACACCGCAGATCTCTCAACCTACTTGAAGTTCCTCATCCTCAGCATGGCCCACATGTAAAGCAGCACAAGGTAGGCACAGCAGATCTTTCCACAAGCCTCCGCCAACCTCGTTTCTCTTGTGACTTCAGTATTGTTCTGAATTGTGTTTGTCTTACACTGACGTCCCTCACAAGTCCCACAGTGCTGCTGATCTGCACCTGCCTCGAGACTCTCAGGGCAACACAGACTTTTCAATGTTGGTGAGGCAGCTGAAAGAGTGTCCAACTCTGCAGGACCAGGCTGACATACTCTACATCCTTTACGTAATGAAGTACGGACTTAGAGACAACTATGCACACACAGCTTATTGTCTGCATTGGCACACTAATAagtaaataatgtaatttttttcttctgatgaCCAGAGGAGCTGATTGGCCAGTGGAGTTGTCAGGTCCTGGGCAGAGCGGGGTCAGTGTGCGTTCCCTGCTGGAGGAGCTGTATGTACAAGCTGGAGCCTGCAAAGAGTGGGGTCTCATCAGATACATCTCTGGAATACTACGCAAGAGAGTGGAGGTCCTCGCTGAGGTCAGTCAGAAGTCACAGTCATTCTTTATCACAGCTTAGCAGCTAGTTAGAGACTGTTTTTAACCAGAAAAGTTCCTTGTCAGCAACATACAGTCAGCTCTAGATAACCCTTGAGACTAGACATCTTAAAAAGTTTTAGACCTGATACAAAACTGACCTGTGGAAAAGCTGTCCGAGCTGGATGTGCATAAACAGATTTTCAAAAGAACTAATCGGACATGGATCCAAGAACAACTAGACCCCATCCAGATTGCGGTTGACCTGAACACACctaaacagagagagaacactggcagcagcatgatgctCCACCAATTAATGTGTAGCTGCAATTGAAAAGTTTAGCAACACGTCATTTTTGTCTGCGCTTCACAGTTCATGCTCCCTGTCCCACCTCAAAATACTACTTTTTGTCGTGTGATGACTGTGAAGTACCATGTAAGAGTTGATAGCGAGTCCCCTCGGATCCACTTGGGTATTAGACATATTGACTCTCAGACCCGAGGCCCACGGCAGTACAACAGGACCCTAACTGACACGACACAGATTAAATGTAATGCCTGTGATGTCGCCCATAAGGGTTTGAAAGGATGTTTTAAAGCCTGGAgtttgtttaatgtttaccaaaattttgtctgttgtttggagtcagaaaatccaaatttggGCAAGGACCCTACAACCTTTATAGCTCAGTGTTGACGCATGAGTACGACCCATTAAGGCAAATATGCCATCCAACATACTTCTCTTTAGGCTTTAATATGATCCTATtgaacaatattttaaaattcttttctTAGCGATACCATCTGTAGCAGCCAATTCcacattgtttaatttatagACGCTAAGCACATTAGGTTTGGTGAGTTATTCACTGTTGTATGGTTCTTTACAGCTGCCAATCGTGATGATGGTGATTCAGTACATTTAAAAGTTACACAAAGTTCAATATAAAATACAAGGCCTCCAActatttgcttctgtatttacCACTACACCCCTGcctataatatcaataacaataataaatatatttatataataatacatttataacacaataataGGATGAGACTACATGCTAACTTAACGTAACTTCTATAGTATAACAAGTTGGGTTATTTTGCCACGTTTCCTCTGTCGTATTGCTACGAGATGCTGGGTTGAGCTTCAGTTTTGCCATTCTATGTTTGACAGCATTGGCATGTGTGGTGGTGATCCCCATCCTGCTTAGACGTTTGAAGACTGCCTTCCTGGCACCACCGCGCTGCAGTACACTGTTGACATAGTATGCAAAGGCTGAAAGATGGTTTTCCCTCCCTCGAAGGGCAATTGCAGCGGCGGCACAGGCATGGTTGGGTTGCATTCCAGATATTATGCAAATCAAAGAGAACATAAACGGCGCCATCCGCGCCAAATCCTTCCCAAGGTTGTGCAAGGAGAAACTCTTCAGTTCTTCTGGGGAACTCTTCCACAGCATAAAACCCTCCCTTCGTTGGCAAAGACGCTGGCACTCCTTGTCAATAACCGCTCCCATTACAGGTTTGAGTGCCTCCATAAGATCCTCATGCTGCACCATCAGCCTGGCTGCAGTTGTGAAATTGCCCTTTGCCAAATGGTTTATCACTCCACTGATGTCTGAGTCACATCTATGCCTCTCTGTCTTACTGGGGTACGTTATTGACACCTAAAaggatgaaataaaataaagagagtTATTTTACAATGACAGTAACATAATAGCCTATAACCAGGGGCGTAGTGGGGGTTAAACCCAAGTAAACTCAGTTTACCCACCTCTTTAATACAGTTGATCTGAAAATAGATTAGTAAACTCTCAGCCTCATTTCAGTCAATGAGGGGAAATAAGGGTAAACTACCCACTAGACCCCTGCCTATAATatgaataacaataaaatatatatttataataaattaataacaaaatagTAATGACGTTACTAATTGACACCATCCAGCCTCTAATCAAGGACGAGAGGATGGGGACTACATGCtaactcaacaacaacaagttgGGTTAGTTTGCCACGATTCAGTGTGCCAGTGTGTTAATTTACTTACCTCTGTCGTACTGCTACGAGATGCCGGTGTCGACTCCGGGCTGAGACTCTGGCAAAGCTTCTTTTTATGTGGCGTCTTTGTTGGCGTATCACGgtccctcttctctcctcttcttgaGCCTTCCTCGTTTGTGTCGGTAAC contains:
- the LOC122875739 gene encoding uncharacterized protein LOC122875739, whose protein sequence is MSGDIEKTCRLCKTNLVIKGVISNTRILFSSPNAKERPLSERFRDVGVILPYRPGVYSGRICVKCFRLLVRVEESQITLKKWQAELNVTDTNEEGSRRGEKRDRDTPTKTPHKKKLCQSLSPESTPASRSSTTEVSITYPSKTERHRCDSDISGVINHLAKGNFTTAARLMVQHEDLMEALKPVMGAVIDKECQRLCQRREGFMLWKSSPEELKSFSLHNLGKDLARMAPFMFSLICIISGMQPNHACAAAAIALRGRENHLSAFAYYVNSVLQRGGARKAVFKRLSRMGITTTHANAVKHRMAKLKLNPASRSNTTEETWQNNPTCYTIEVTLS
- the phka2 gene encoding phosphorylase b kinase regulatory subunit alpha, liver isoform isoform X4 yields the protein MRSRSNSGVRLDGYARLVQETILCHQNPVTGLLPASAQKKDAWVRDNVYSVLAVWGLGMAYRKNADRDEDKAKAYELEQSVVKLMQGLLQCMMRQVAKVEKFKHTQSTKDCLHAKYDTPTCAMVVGDDQWGHLQVDATSIYLLMLAQMTASGLRIISNLDEVAFIQNLVFYIEAAYKVADYGMWERGDKTNQGIPELNGSSVGIAKAALEAIDELDLFGAHGGPKSVIHVLPDEVEHCQSILCSMLPRASTSKEIDAGLLSVISFPAFAVEDADLVAITKSEIISKLQGRYGCCRFIRDGYRCPKEDPSRLHYDPAELKLFENIECEWPVFWTYLILDGIFAEDQVQVQEYREALEGILIRGKNGIKLLPELYAVPHDKVEEEYSNPHSVDRVAMGQLPHMWGQSLYILGCLLAEGFLAPGEIDPLNRRFSTNFKPDVVVQVCVVAESVEIQKLLSDHGIMVQTMSEVLPIRVMPARILSHVYVKLGSCKKLNLSGRPYRHIGVLGTSKFYEIRNRSYVFTPQFLDHHHFYLALDNQMIVEMLRTELAYLSSCWRMTGRPTLTFPITRSMLIEDGDTIDPCILSTLRKLQDGYFAGARVQMSDLSSFQTTSFHTHLSFLDEENDDSLLKDEDEEYGEEYNNCGPAEGSKDMFDQYLTQLLHSTTTMCHLPPIQTGQHHVFSAEHTTRDILSFMAKVQGLNMPKSSMYLPVTPIKSKHRRSLNLLEVPHPQHGPHVKQHKSHSAADLHLPRDSQGNTDFSMLVRQLKECPTLQDQADILYILYVMKGADWPVELSGPGQSGVSVRSLLEELYVQAGACKEWGLIRYISGILRKRVEVLAEACTDLISHHKQLTVGLPPEPRERVITVPLPPEELNNLIYEASGQDISIAVLTQEIMVYLAMYVRSQPALFGDMLRLRIGLIMQVMATELARSLHCSGEEASESLMSLSPFGMKNLLHHILSGKEFGVERSMRPIQSTATSPAISIHELGHTGATKTERTGIHKLKSEIKQRCSSPSTPSGILSPVGPGPGDGQLHWEERQGQWLRRRRLDGAINRAPVGFYQKVWKILQKCHGLSIDGYVLPSSTTREMTTGEIKFAVQVESVLNHVPQPEYRQLLVETVMVLGLVADVDVDSIGGIIHVDRILHLANDLFLSDQKSHSASDYFLEKDPATGICNLFYDSAPSGSYGTMTYLSKAVITYVQDFLPRSNCLMQ
- the phka2 gene encoding phosphorylase b kinase regulatory subunit alpha, liver isoform isoform X3, with protein sequence MRSRSNSGVRLDGYARLVQETILCHQNPVTGLLPASAQKKDAWVRDNVYSVLAVWGLGMAYRKNADRDEDKAKAYELEQSVVKLMQGLLQCMMRQVAKVEKFKHTQSTKDCLHAKYDTPTCAMVVGDDQWGHLQVDATSIYLLMLAQMTASGLRIISNLDEVAFIQNLVFYIEAAYKVADYGMWERGDKTNQGIPELNGSSVGIAKAALEAIDELDLFGAHGGPKSVIHVLPDEVEHCQSILCSMLPRASTSKEIDAGLLSVISFPAFAVEDADLVAITKSEIISKLQGRYGCCRFIRDGYRCPKEDPSRLHYDPAELKLFENIECEWPVFWTYLILDGIFAEDQVQVQEYREALEGILIRGKNGIKLLPELYAVPHDKVEEEYSNPHSVDRVAMGQLPHMWGQSLYILGCLLAEGFLAPGEIDPLNRRFSTNFKPDVVVQVCVVAESVEIQKLLSDHGIMVQTMSEVLPIRVMPARILSHVYVKLGSCKKLNLSGRPYRHIGVLGTSKFYEIRNRSYVFTPQFLDHHHFYLALDNQMIVEMLRTELAYLSSCWRMTGRPTLTFPITRSMLIEDGDTIDPCILSTLRKLQDGYFAGARVQMSDLSSFQTTSFHTHLSFLDEENDDSLLKDEDEEYGEEYNNCGPAEGSKDMFDQYLTQLLHSTTTMCHLPPIQTGQHHVFSAEHTTRDILSFMAKVQGLNMPKSSMYLPVTPIKSKHRRSLNLLEVPHPQHGPHVKQHKSHSAADLHLPRDSQGNTDFSMLVRQLKECPTLQDQADILYILYVMKGADWPVELSGPGQSGVSVRSLLEELYVQAGACKEWGLIRYISGILRKRVEVLAEACTDLISHHKQLTVGLPPEPRERVITVPLPPEELNNLIYEASGQDISIAVLTQEIMVYLAMYVRSQPALFGDMLRLRIGLIMQVMATELARSLHCSGEEASESLMSLSPFGMKNLLHHILSGKEFGVERSMRPIQSTATSPAISIHELGHTGATKTERTGIHKLKSEIKQLDDSRPLSRCSSPSTPSGILSPVGPGPGDGQLHWEERQGQWLRRRRLDGAINRAPVGFYQKVWKILQKCHGLSIDGYVLPSSTTREMTTGEIKFAVQVESVLNHVPQPEYRQLLVETVMVLGLVADVDVDSIGGIIHVDRILHLANDLFLSDQKSHSASDYFLEKDPATGICNLFYDSAPSGSYGTMTYLSKAVITYVQDFLPRSNCLMQ